ACTCTCGCCTGTAAGACCCGTCGTTCCGGTCTCTCCCGTCAGCCCTGTCGCTCCACTCTCTCCTGTAAGACCCGTCGCTCCGGTCTCTCCCGTCAGCCCTGTCGCTCCACTCTCGCCTGTAAGACCCGTCGCTCCGGTCTCTCCCGTGAGTCCAGTTGCTCCAGTCTCTCCTGTAAGTCCTGTTGCTCCAGTCTCTCCTGTAAGTCCTGTTGCCCCGATCTCACCAGTCAGACCTGTCGCTCCGGTCTCTCCCGTGAGTCCAGTTGCTCCGGTCTCTCCCGTGAGTCCTGTTGCCCCGATCTCTCCTGTAAGACCCGTTGCACCGGTCTCTCCTGTAAGTCCCGTTTCTCCTGTGAGCCCTGTCGCTCCAGTCTCACCGGTCAGCCCCGTTGCTCCAGTCTCTCCGGTGAGTCCCGTCGCTCCAGTCTCACCAGTCAGCCCTGTCGCTCCGGTCTCTCCCGTGAGTCCCGTCGCTCCAGTAGCACCAGTAAGCCCAGTCGCTCCCGTTTCTCCGGTGAGCCCCGTCGCTCCGGTCTCTCCCGTGAGTCCTGTCGTCCCAGTCTCTCCGGTCAGCCCCGTCGCTCCAGTCTCTCCTGTGAGCCCCGTCGCCCCAGTCTCTCCCGTCAGCCCCGTTGCACCGGTCTCACCTGTCAGACCTGTTGCTCCGCTCTCTCCTGTAAGTCCCGTCGCTCCAGTCTCACCAGTCAGCCCCGTCGCTCCGGTCTCTCCTGTCAGCCCCGTCGCTCCAGTCTCTCCGGTGAGTCCCGTCGCTCCAGTCTCACCAGTCAGCCCTGTTGCTCCCGTCTCACCTGTAAGACCTGTCGCTCCCGTTTCTCCGGTCAGCCCTGTTGCTCCGGTCTCTCCGGTCTCTCCCGTGAGTCCTGTCGCCCCAGTCTCTCCAGTCAGCCCCGTCGCTCCAGTCTCTCCTGTGAGCCCTGTTGCTCCGGTCTCTCCTGTGAGCCCTGTTGCACCAGTCTCACCTGTAAGCCCCGTTGCTCCCGTTTCTCCGGTCAGCCCCGTTGCTCCGGTCTCTCCCGTCAGCCCCGTCGCTCCAGTCTCACCTGTAAGACCTGTCGCCCCCGTTTCTCCCGTGAGCCCTGTCGCTCCAGTCTCACCCGTAAGACCCGTCGCTCCAGTCTCTCCGGTGAGTCCTGTCGCTCCAGTCTCACCCGTCAGCCCTGTCGCTCCAGTCTCACCTGTCAGCCCCGTTGCTCCAGTCTCTCCTGTGAGCCCCGTCGCCCCGGTCTCTCCTGTAAGTCCCGTCGCTCCAGTCTCACCAGTCAGCCCAGTCGCTCCCGTTTCTCCGGTGAGTCCCGTCGCTCCAGTCTCTCCTGTGAGCCCCGTCGCCCCGGTCTCTCCAGTAAGTCCCGTCGCTCCAGTCTCACCAGTCAGCCCAGTCGCTCCCGTTTCTCCGGTGAGTCCTGTCGCTCCCGTTTCTCCGGTCAGCCCTGTTGCTCCGGTCTCTCCTGTGAGCCCTGTTGCACCAGTCTCACCTGTAAGCCCCGTTGCTCCGGTCTCTCCTGTGAGCCCCGTCGCCCCCGTTTCTCCCGTGAGCCCTGTCGCTCCAGTCTCACCAGTCAGACCTGTCGCACCAGTCTCTCCCGTGAGTCCCGTCGCTCCGGTCTCTCCTGTAAGCCCCGTTGCTCCGGTCTCTCCCGTCAGCCCCGTCGCTCCAGTCTCACCTGTAAGACCTGTCGCCCCCGTTTCTCCCGTGAGCCCTGTCGCTCCAGTCTCACCCGTAAGACCCGTCGCTCCAGTCTCTCCGGTGAGTCCTGTCGCTCCAGTCTCACCCGTCAGCCCTGTCGCTCCAGTCTCACCTGTCAGCCCCGTTGCTCCAGTCTCTCCTGTGAGCCCCGTCGCCCCGGTCTCTCCTGTAAGTCCCGTCGCTCCAGTCTCACCAGTCAGCCCAGTCGCTCCCGTTTCTCCGGTGAGTCCCGTCGCTCCAGTCGCTCCTGTGAGCCCCGTCGCCCCGGTCTCTCCAGTAAGTCCCGTCGCTCCAGTCTCACCAGTCAGCCCAGTCGCTCCCGTTTCTCCGGTGAGTCCTGTCGCTCCCGTTTCTCCGGTCAGTCCTGTTGCTCCGGTCTCTCCTGTGAGCCCTGTTGCACCAGTCTCACCTGTAAGCCCCGTTGCTCCGGTCTCTCCTGTGAGCCCCGTCGCCCCCGTTTCTCCCGTGAGCCCTGTCGCTCCAGTCTCACCAGTCAGACCTGTCGCACCAGTCTCTCCCGTGAGTCCCGTCGCTCCGGTCTCTCCTGTAAGCCCCGTCGCCCCGGTCTCTCCCGTGAGTCCCGTCGCTCCGGTCTCTCCCGTAAGACCTGTCGCTCCCGTCTCTCCCGTGAGTCCCGTCGCTCCGGTCTCTCCGGTGAGTCCTGTCGCTCCGGTCTCTCCCGTCAGCCCCGTCGCTCCAGTCTCTCCTGTAAGCCCCGTCGCTCCGGTCTCACCAGTCAGCCCCGTCGCTCCGGTCTCACCTGTAAGACCTGTCGCCCCGCTCTCTCCTGTAAGCCCCGTCGCTCCAGTCTCTCCCGTAAGTCCCGTTGCACCAGTCTCACCTGTAAGACCTGTCGCTCCCGTTTCTCCGGTGAGTCCCGTCGCTCCAGTCTCTCCGGTCAATCCCGTCGCTCCGGTCTCTCCTGTAAGCCCCGTTGCTCCGGTTTCTCCCGTGAGTCCTGTCGCTCCCGTTTCTCCCGTCAGTCCCGTCGCTCCAGTCTCTCCCGTGAGCCCCGTCGCCCCGGTCTCTCCGGTGAGTCCTGTCGCTCCCGTTTCTCCCGTCAGCCCCGTCGCCCCGGTCTCTCCGGTGAGTCCTGTCGCTCCCGTCTCTCCTGTAAGACCCGTCGCTCCGGTCTCTCCGGTGAGTCCTGTCGCTCCCGTCTCTCCTGTGAGCCCTGTCGCCCCGGTCTCTCCTGTAAGTCCCGTCGCTCCAGTCTCACCCGTAAGCCCCGTCGCTCCAGTCTCACCAGTCAGCCCTGTTGCTCCCGTCTCACCTGTAAGACCTGTCGCTCCCGTTTCTCCGGTCAGCCCTGTTGCTCCGGTCTCTCCAGTCTCTCCGGTCAGCCCCGTCGCTCCAGTCTCTCCTGTGAGCCCTGTTGCTCCGGTCTCTCCTGTGAGCCCTGTTGCTCCGGTCCCTCCTGTGAGCCCTGTTGCACCAGTCTCACCTGTAAGCCCCGTTGCTCCGGTCAGCCCCGTTGCTCCGGTCAGCCCCGTTGCTCCGGTCTCTCCCGTCAGCCCCGTCGCTCCAGTCTCACCTGTGAGTCCTGTCGCACCAGTCTCTCCTGTGAGCCCTGTTGCACCAGTCTCACCTGTAAGCCCCGTTGCTCCCGTTTCTCCTGTGAGCCCCGTTGCTCCGGTCTCTCCCGTCAGCCCCGTCGCTCCAGTCTCACCTGTGAGTCCTGTCGCACCAGTCTCTCCCGTGAGCCCCGTCGCTCCAGTCTCACCAGTCAGCCCTGTCGCTCCCGTCTCTCCCGTCAGCCCTGTCGCTCCAGTCTCACCAGTCAGCCCAGTCGCTCCCGTTTCTCCGGTGAGTCCCGTCGCTCCCGTCTCTCCGGTCAATCCCGTCGATCCGGTCTCTCCTGTAAGCCCCGTCGCTCCCGTTTCTCCGGTGAGTCCCGTCGCTCCCGTCTCTCCGGTCAATCCCGTCGATCCGGTCTCTCCTGTAAGCCCCGTCGCTCCCGTCTCTCCTGTAAGTCCCGTTGCTCCAGTCTCACCAGTCAGCCCCGTCGCCCCAGTCTCTCCCGTGAGCCCCGTTGCTCCCGTCTCTCCTGTAAGTCCCGTTGCTCCAGTCTCACCAGTCAGCCCCGTCGCCCCAGTCTCTCCCGTGAGCCCCGTTGCTCCGGTTTCACCAGTCAGTCCCGTTTCTCCTGTGAGCCCTGTTGCACCAGTCTCTCCCGTGAGCCCTGTCGCTCCCGTCTCTCCTGTAAGTCCCGTTGCTCCAGTCTCACCAGTCAGCCCCGTCGCTCCGGTCTCTCCTGTGAGCCCTGTCGCTCCCGTCTCTCCTGTAAGTCCCGTTGCTCCAGTCTCACCAGTCAGCCCCGTCGCTCCCGTCTCTCCCGTGAGCCCCGTCGCCCCGGTCTCTCCGGTGAGTCCTGTCGCTCCCGTTTCTCCCGTCAGTCCCGTCGCTCCAGTCTCTCCTGTAAGCCCTGTCGCTCCCGTCTCTCCCGTAAGACCCGTTGCTCCCGTCTCTCCGGTCAGTCCCGTTGCTCCGGTCTCTCCGGTGAGTCCTGTCGCTCCCGTTTCTCCCGTCAGTCCCGTCGCTCCAGTCTCTCCCGTGAGTCCTGTCGCTCCCGTTTCTCCGGTGAGTCCCGTCGCTCCGGTTTCTCCCGTGAGTCCTGTCGCTCCAGTCTCTCCGGTCAGCCCCGTCGCACCAGTCTCACCCGTAAGACCCGTCGCCCCGGTCTCTCCCGTCAGCCCCGTCGCTCCAGTCTCTCCCGTAAGTCCCGTCGCTCCAGTCTCACCAGTCAGCCCTGTTGCTCCCGTCTCACCTGTAAGACCTGTCGCTCCCGTTTCTCCGGTCAGCCCTGTTGCTCCGGTCTCTCCGGTCTCTCCCGTGAGTCCTGTCGCCCCAGTCTCTCCAGTCAGCCCCGTCGCTCCAGTCTCTCCTGTGAGCCCTGTTGCTCCGGTCTCTCCTGTGAGCCCTGTTGCACCAGTCTCACCTGTAAGCCCCGTTGCTCCCGTTTCTCCGGTCAGCCCCGTTGCTCCGGTCTCTCCCGTCAGCCCCGTCGCTCCAGTCTCACCTGTAAGACCTGTCGCCCCCGTTTCTCCCGTGAGCCCTGTCGCTCCAGTCTCACCCGTAAGACCCGTCGCTCCAGTCTCTCCCGTGAGTCCTGTCGCTCCCGTTTCTCCCGTAAGACCCGTCGCTCCGGTCTCTCCTGTGAGCCCTGTTGCACCAGTCTCTCCCGTGAGCCCTGTCGCCCCAGTCTCTCCGGTGAGTCCTGTCGCTCCCGTTTCTCCCGTAAGACCCGTCGCTCCGCTTTCTCCCGTAAGCCCTGTCGCACCAGTCTCTCCGGTGAGCCCCGTCGCTCCGGTCTCTCCCGTGAGTCCTGTCGCCCCAGTCTCTCCAGTCAGCCCCGTCGCTCCAGTTTCTCCTGTGAGCCCTGTTGCTCCGGTCTCTCCTGTGAGCCCTGTTGCACCAGTCTCACCTGTAAGCCCCGTTGCTCCCGTTTCTCCGGTCAGCCCCGTTGCTCCGGTCTCTCCCGTCAGCCCCGTCGCTCCAGTCTCACCTGTAAGACCTGTCGCCCCCGTTTCTCCCGTGAGCCCTGTCGCTCCAGTCTCACCCGTAAGACCCGTCGCTCCAGTCTCTCCGGTGAGTCCTGTCGCTCCCGTCTCACCAGTCAGCCCCGTTGCTCCCGTCTCACCAGTCAGCCCCGTTGCTCCCGTCTCACCAGTCAGCCCCGTTGCTCCCGTGAGTCCTGTCGCTCCCGTTTCTCCCGTAAGACCCGTCGCTCCGGTCTCTCCTGTGAGCCCTGTTGCACCAGTCTCACCTGTAAGCCCCGTTGCTCCCGTTTCTCCGGTCAGCCCCGTTGCTCCGGTCTCTCCCGTCAGCCCCGTCGCTCCAGTCTCACCTGTAAGACCTGTCGCCCCCGTTTCTCCCGTGAGCCCTGTCGCTCCAGTCTCACCCGTAAGACCCGTCGCTCCAGTCTCTCCGGTGAGTCCTGTCGCTCCCGTCTCACCAGTCAGCCCCGTTGCTCCCGTCTCACCAGTCAGCCCCGTTGCTCCCGTCTCACCAGTCAGCCCCGTTGCTCCCGTGAGTCCTGTCGCTCCCGTTTCTCCCGTAAGACCCGTCGCTCCAGTCTCACCAGTCAGCCCTGTTGCTCCCGTCTCACCTGTAAGACCTGTCGCTCCGGTCTCTCCTGTAAGCCCCGTCGCCCCGGTCTCTCCCGTGAGTCCCGTCGCTCCAGTCTCACCAGTCAGCCCCGTCGCTCCAGTCTCTCCCGTGAGTCCTGTCGCTCCCGTTTCTCCCGTAAGACCCGTCGCTCCAGTCTCACCAGTCAGCCCTGTTGCTCCCGTCTCACCTGTAAGACCTGTCGCTCCAGTCTCTCCTGTGAGTCCTGTCGCTCCCGTTTCTCCGGTCAGCCCCGTCGCTCCAGTCTCACCTGTAAGCCCCGTTGCACCAGTCTCACCTGTAAGCCCCGTTGCACCAGTCTCTCCCGTAAGCCCCGTCGCTCCCGTCTCACCCGTAAGCCCTGTCGCTCCCGTCTCACCCGTAAGCCCCGTCGCTCCCGTCTCACCCGTAAGCCCCGTTGCTCCCGTCTCTCCGGTCAGCCCCGTCGCACCGCTCTCTCCTGTAAGCCCAGTCGCCCCAGTTTCTCCTGTAAGACCTGTTGCTCCGCTCTCTCCTGTAAGCCCAGTCGCCCCAGTCTCTCCCGTGAGTCCCGTCGCCCCAGTCTCTCCAGTAAGACCTGTTGCTCCGCTCTCTCCTGTAAGACCAGTCGCCCCAGTCTCACCCGTGAGCCCCGTCGCCCCACTCTCTCCCGTGAGTCCCGTCGCACCAGTCTCTCCTGTAAGTCCCGTTTCTCCTGTGAGCCCTGTCGCTCCCGATTCTCCCGTGAGTCCCGTCGCCCCAGTCTCTCCAGTGAGTCCCGTCGCCCCAGTCTCTCCTGTGAGTCCAGTTGCTCCACTCTCTCCCGTAAGACCCGTCGCTCCCGTCTCTCCAGTAAGTCCTGTCGCTCCAGTCGCTCCCGTAAGACCTGTCGCCCCAGTCGCTCCCGTAAGCCCCGTTGCACCGCTCTCTCCCGTGAGCCCTGTCAGACCGGTTTTACCTGTGAAGCCTGTCGATCCAACGTTACCTCTTGTACCTTGGCTTCCGCTCGCGCCTCTAAGGCCGGTTGTGCCCGTTGGTCCGGTTGGTCCTGTTACTCCGGTTGGTCCTGTACCCATTAGTTGTCAACTCCTTGCTGTCATGGATTTCCAATGATTTCAAAAAAAATATTCTTAACCTTATTTCTAATTCCCAAGAATAGTAAGAAACGGGTACACACCCTTAGATAAGGATGGTATCCGTTTCAGATTTCATTTTACTTGAGAGGAAAGTACATTCCGCAATTAGATTATGGCCATAATAGTCACAGAAGCAGCTACAAAACCATTCGGAGAATTAATAATATCCGTTGATATTCTTGTACCAGTTTCAATGAGTACTACCTGCATGTTTTTACCTCCGTCTAAAGCATCTATAATTACCACCATAGTCACCGGAGTGACAGGTCTGGGGCTTCCTGGAACTTCAGCTCCTGAATAAACTATATGAAAAGGATCAACAGAACCATCTATTGATATTCCAATACCCGGCGACACACTAGATGTATATTGAACAGAGGCTTGAACGGAGACATGATACATATGCCCTCCAGGCAATACAAAAGTATCGCCGCCCTGCAACCCAATTGACTCTGCAGGATCAGTTACCAGCGCATTAAAAAATCCAATAGGGGTATTGGGGGTACTTGCAACAGAGTAACCATTAACTACATATGTTCCAAAAATAGAAGTGATTGAACCGGTAAGCCCGGTCATCCCCGTTTGTCCTGTTACTCCAGTTAAACCAGTTAATCCCGTAACTCCAGTAAAACCGGTTAATCCGGTTAATCCCGTGTTCCCTGCTCCTGTTGCTCCAGTCATTCCCGTGTTCCCTGCTCCTGTTGCTCCGGTCATTCCCGTGTTCCCTGCTCCTGTTGCTCCGGTCATCCCGGTTACTCCCGTGTTCCCTGCTCCTGTTGCTCCAGTCATTCCCGTGTTCCCTGCTCCTGTTGCTCCGGTCATTCCCGTGTTCCCTGCTCCTGTTGCTCCGGTCATTCCCGTGTTCCCTGCTCCTGTTGCTCCGGTCATTCCCGTGTTCCCTGCTCCTGTTGCTCCGGTCATTCCCGTGTTCCCTGCTCCTGTTGCTCCGGTCATTCCCGTGTTCCCTGCTCCTGTTGCTCCGGTCATTCCCGTGTTCCCTGCTCCTGTTGCTCCGGTATGACCCGTAAACCCTGTTACTCCTGTACTTCCATCGCTACCTTTTGAACCCGGGCCTCCATTTATTCCATTCTTACCTGCTTGACCTGTAGTCCCTGTTGGTCCTGTTGGTCCTGTAAATCCAGTTGCCATAATCTGTAATCCCCTTTCGATATTATTAATTTAATTTTCCTAGTATTGCTCCGGCGGATATCTTCAGGTATTGCTATAAGCTCTCCAATGATCGGATTACAGCCAAGAACAGCCTCCCGTACCGCAAGACGATTCCTCTCTACCTCCCAGTGTTCCTGTTCTACTTCACCAGCCTGCAAGCATAGATTAAGAGAGAACATGGAATACGGACTGGCTTGTGAAGTCTTCATTGCAGATAGTGCTTCCCTGTCCTCTTCCCTCACTTCTTCGTAGGGATTCAGCCATAGTACGTGGGGGGAGGTAAGGACCCCTTCCAATCTTCCCCATAACTGTGACTGTTCTTCATCAGAGGGGAGAGGAAGGACATGTGCACTCAGTACACTGGCAAGCTTATCAGCGTCTGCGCCTATTCCACCGTCGAGCACGATCCATTGATCGGCGAACGGCTGCCACTTGGCCGCCCATTCCCGCAGAGCAGAGAACGGACCATCTCCCTTGCAGAGCATTACGATTACTGACCAGGCATTAGCAGGAGTCGTATTACAACGAAGGGAATTTTTCCGATGAGAAGGTACAGAGAAGCTGCGCACACCCGAAGGATCCTCTTCCACCGCTTGCAGCTCATCTTCCAGATGAGCTAGCTTCTCCGCCGCTTCCTTGAATGAGGGGGAATACTCCAGCGCTCTGCGGTACCAGACTCTGGATTCACCAGACATCCCCCTTAGCTCATAACAGTTCCCGATATAGTAACAGGGGTAAAAGGTTCCAGCACCCTTGAGAACCATATAATGAAGAGCATTCTCTCCAAGCGTCAGACAATGCTCGAAAGCGGAGATCGCAGCCTCTACCTGGTCGGTATGCATAAGAATGCAGCCCTTATACAGATGCAGGTCCACATAATCCGGGTAGAGACTGATGGCCTTGTCAATGCCGGGCCAGCCTTCCCTGAAGCTGCCCATCGCCAACAAACAGCCATACTTGAGCTTGTAAAAAAGCGATGGCGGCAATCTTCTCTGCCCCAGCGAAGCAGCAATGGCCTGATTAACCTGCTCGAAGGCAAGTGCATACTTCCCCACCCGCTGATACTCACTTGCTATATGGTAAAGACTCCACGGATCGGGGTTCGGATTGTCTGTTACAGCTTCCTGCAGCAGCTTCAAATTGCGTTCATGTTTCGATTTAAGAGTAGTCACGGATTGGAGATATCCATAATGAAATAGCCGGACCGGAAGCTGGAACGGAGTGCTGGTATCCTCCCGGGTATAGGTGTCGGGCCAGCTCAATTGTTCATGAATGCCTCCAGTGAAATGAAACCCCTCCCCGTTACGGAACAAGCGGCACTGAGCCAGCCGGTAAGCTTCATCCGCCTGAGGCCTGAACGGACCATTGAAAT
This genomic interval from Paenibacillus sp. FSL H8-0332 contains the following:
- a CDS encoding DUF4573 domain-containing protein, whose product is MSPVAPVSPVSPVAPVSPVRPVAPVSPVSPVAPVSPVSPVAPVSPVSPVAPVSPVRPVAPVSPVSPVAPVSPVSPVSPVAPVSPVSPVAPVSPVSPVAPVSPVSPVAPVSPVSPVAPVSPVSPVAPVSPVSPVAPVSPVRPVAPVSPVSPVAPVSPVRPVAPVSPVSPVAPVSPVRPVAPVSPVSPVAPVSPVSPVAPVSPVSPVAPVSPVRPVAPLSPVSPVAPVSPVSPVAPVSPVSPVAPVSPVSPVAPVSPVSPVAPVSPVSPVAPVSPVSPVAPVSPVSPVAPVSPVSPVAPVSPVRPVAPVSPVSPVAPVSPVRPVAPVSPVSPVAPVSPVSPVAPVSPVSPVAPVSPVSPVAPVSPVAPVSPVRPVAPVSPVSPVAPVSPVSPVAPVSPVSPVAPVSPVSPVAPVSPVRPVAPVSPVSPVAPVSPVRPVAPVSPVSPVAPVSPVSPVAPVSPVSPVAPVSPVSPVAPVSPVAPVSPVRPVAPVSPVSPVAPVSPVRPVAPVSPVSPVAPVSPVSPVAPVSPVSPVAPVSPVSPVAPVSPVRPVAPVSPVSPVAPVSPVRPVAPVSPVSPVAPVSPVSPVAPVSPVSPVAPVSPVSPVAPVSPVSPVAPVSPVSPVAPVSPVSPVAPVSPVSPVAPVSPVSPVAPLSPVSPVAPVSPVRPVAPLSPVSPVAPVSPVSPVAPVSPVRPVAPLSPVRPVAPVSPVSPVAPLSPVSPVAPVSPVSPVSPVSPVAPDSPVSPVAPVSPVSPVAPVSPVSPVAPLSPVRPVAPVSPVSPVAPVAPVRPVAPVAPVSPVAPLSPVSPVRPVLPVKPVDPTLPLVPWLPLAPLRPVVPVGPVGPVTPVGPVPISCQLLAVMDFQ
- a CDS encoding glycosyltransferase — encoded protein: MIVKDEEPWIARCLSSVRAGVDEIIIVDTGSRDRTMDIARSFGATILQFPWKESFGEARNYSLIHATGEWILWMDADEELAVNDALKLRMVSTLQEHKLASVETIHFNGPFRPQADEAYRLAQCRLFRNGEGFHFTGGIHEQLSWPDTYTREDTSTPFQLPVRLFHYGYLQSVTTLKSKHERNLKLLQEAVTDNPNPDPWSLYHIASEYQRVGKYALAFEQVNQAIAASLGQRRLPPSLFYKLKYGCLLAMGSFREGWPGIDKAISLYPDYVDLHLYKGCILMHTDQVEAAISAFEHCLTLGENALHYMVLKGAGTFYPCYYIGNCYELRGMSGESRVWYRRALEYSPSFKEAAEKLAHLEDELQAVEEDPSGVRSFSVPSHRKNSLRCNTTPANAWSVIVMLCKGDGPFSALREWAAKWQPFADQWIVLDGGIGADADKLASVLSAHVLPLPSDEEQSQLWGRLEGVLTSPHVLWLNPYEEVREEDREALSAMKTSQASPYSMFSLNLCLQAGEVEQEHWEVERNRLAVREAVLGCNPIIGELIAIPEDIRRSNTRKIKLIISKGDYRLWQLDLQDQQDQQGLQVKQVRME